The Neomonachus schauinslandi chromosome 4, ASM220157v2, whole genome shotgun sequence genome includes a region encoding these proteins:
- the PTAFR gene encoding platelet-activating factor receptor — MATGANNSSHVDSEFRYTLFPIVYSIIFVLGVIANSYVLWVFACLYPSKKLNEIKIFMVNLTVADLLFLVTLPLWIIYYHNQGNWILPEFLCNLAGCFFFINTYCSVAFLAVITYNRFQAVTQPIKTVQDTTRKRGFCVSLVIWVAIVAAASYFFILDSTNVEPNKTASGNITRCFEHYEKGSVPVLIIHVFLVFSFFLVFLIIFFCNLVIIRRLLMQPVQPQHNAEVKRRALWMVCTVLAVFIICFVPHHIVQLPWTLAELGFQNSSFHQAINDAHQVTLCLLSANCVLDPIIYCFLTKKFRKHLIEKFYSMRSSQKCSRATLETGTEVVMPLNHLPVHSLKK, encoded by the coding sequence ATGGCGACAGGGGCAAATAATTCCTCTCATGTGGACTCTGAGTTCCGATATACCCTCTTCCCGATTGTTTACAGCATCATCTTTGTGCTGGGGGTCATCGCCAACAGCTATGTGCTATGGGTCTTTGCCTGCCTGTACCCTTCCAAGAAACTCAACGAGATAAAGATCTTCATGGTGAACCTCACCGTGGCTGACCTGCTCTTCTTGGTCACCCTGCCCCTGTGGATCATCTACTACCACAACCAGGGCAACTGGATTCTCCCCGAATTCCTGTGCAACCTGGCTGGCTGCTTCTTCTTCATCAACACCTACTGCTCAGTGGCTTTCCTGGCTGTCATCACTTACAACCGTTTCCAGGCAGTGACCCAGCCCATCAAGACAGTTCAGGACACCACCCGCAAGCGTGGTTTCTGTGTGTCCCTGGTCATCTGGGTGGCCATTGTGGCTGCAGCATCCTACTTCTTCATCCTGGACTCCaccaacgtggagcccaacaaGACCGCCTCAGGCAACATCACACGTTGCTTTGAGCATTACGAGAAGGGCAGTGTGCCCGTCCTCATCATCCACGTCTTCCTCGTGTTCAGCTTCTTCCTTGTATTTCTCATCATCTTCTTCTGCAACCTGGTCATCATCCGCAGGCTGCTCATGCAGCCAGTGCAGCCGCAGCACAATGCAGAAGTCAAGCGCCGCGCGCTGTGGATGGTCTGCACGGTCTTGGCTGTGTTCATCATATGCTTTGTGCCCCACCACATCGTGCAGCTGCCCTGGACCCTGGCTGAGCTGGGCTTCCAGAACAGCAGCTTCCACCAAGCCATCAACGATGCCCATCAGGTCACTCTCTGCCTTCTTAGCGCCAACTGTGTTTTAGACCCCATCATCTACTGTTTCCTCACCAAGAAGTTTCGCAAGCACCTCATTGAGAAGTTCTATAGCATGCGCAGCAGCCAGAAATGCTCCCGGGCCACCTTAGAGACTGGCACTGAAGTGGTCATGCCGCTCAACCACCTCCCTGTCCATTCCCTCAAAAAGTAG